Proteins from a single region of Ailuropoda melanoleuca isolate Jingjing chromosome 15, ASM200744v2, whole genome shotgun sequence:
- the LOC100481490 gene encoding protein SCO2 homolog, mitochondrial — translation MLLLIWAPKAWHRLSPLKPPALLWTPGGEARHVRYRLLSRQGPGERGRQTQPQGPGFRTRLLITGLFGAGLGGAWLAARAEKERRRQQQRTEALRQAAVGQGDFSLLDHRGQARCKADFRGQWVLMYFGFTHCPDICPDELEKLVQVVQELEAEPGLPPVQPVFITVDPERDTVAAMARYVQDFHPRLLGLTGSAEQVAQVSRSYRVYYSAGPKDEDQDYVVDHSVAIYLLSPDGLFTDYYGRARSAQQIADSVRRHMAAFRSVLH, via the coding sequence ATGCTGCTGCTGATTTGGGCACCCAAGGCTTGGCACAGGCTCTCTCCTCTCAAGCCCCCAGCGCTCCTTTGGACCCCGGGAGGTGAGGCCCGACATGTGAGGTACCGGCTCCTGTCAAGGCAGGGccctggagagaggggcaggcagacccagccccagggccctgggttTCGGACCAGGCTGTTGATCACTGGTTTGTTTGGGGCTGGATTGGGCGGGGCCTGGCTGGCTGCAAGGGCTGAGAAGGAGCGGAGGCGACAGCAACAGCGGACCGAGGCCCTGCGCCAGGCAGCTGTGGGCCAGGGTGACTTCAGCCTGCTGGACCACCGGGGACAAGCGCGCTGCAAAGCTGACTTCCGGGGTCAGTGGGTCCTGATGTACTTTGGGTTCACTCACTGCCCCGACATCTGCCCCGACGAGCTGGAGAAGCTGGTGCAGGTGGTACAGGAGCTGGAGGCCGAGCCCGGCCTGCCCCCGGTGCAGCCCGTCTTCATCACTGTGGACCCCGAACGGGACACCGTTGCAGCCATGGCCCGCTACGTACAGGACTTCCACCCACGGCTGCTGGGCCTGACCGGttctgctgagcaggtagcccaggTGAGCCGCAGCTACCGCGTGTACTACAGCGCTGGCCCTAAGGATGAGGACCAGGATTACGTCGTGGATCACTCCGTTGCCATCTACCTGCTCAGCCCTGACGGCCTCTTCACAGACTACTACGGCCGGGCCAGGTCAGCACAGCAGATTGCGGACAGCGTGAGGCGCCACATGGCTGCCTTCCGCAGCGTCCTGCACTGA
- the ODF3B gene encoding outer dense fiber protein 3B yields the protein MGSDAWVGPWRPHRPRGPIAALYRGPGPKYMLPPNTGYILHDPSRPRAPAFSFGARLPTQQTSCGPGPGHLVPARMTVRGPDGTPAYSIYGRPRHAAPLLTPGPGRYFPERAGNATYPCAPRHTIAPRNWGIHAKQQTPGPGTYTVPSLLGPRVIGKVAAPTYSICGRSAAGSFLEDLSKTPGPCAYHVVNTGIYKSRAPQFSMLARTSLPQDNTVNPGPAAYNVDQHRKPRGWSFGIRHSDYLARVLTNADD from the exons ATGGGCTCGGACGCCTGGGTCGGCCCTTGGAGGCCCCACCGGCCCCGCGGCCCCATCGCAGCGCTCTACAGAGGCCCGGGGCCCAAATACATGCTCCCACCGAACACCG GCTACATCCTGCACGACCCGTCGCGACCCCGCGCCCCGGCCTTCTCCTTCGGCGCGCGCCTCCCCACGCAGCAGACTTCTTGCGGCCCGGGGCCCGGCCACCTGGTTCCTGCTCGCATGACAGTACGCGGCCCAGACGGCACACCCGCCTACTCCATCTACGGCCGCCCCCGCCACGCAGCGCCCCTCCTCACTCCCGGACCGG GCAGATACTTCCCGGAGCGAGCTGGGAACGCGACGTACCCCTGTGCGCCTCGGCATACCATCGCTCCCCGAAACTGGGGCATCCACGCGAAGCAGCAGACCCCAG gccctgggaccTACACTGTGCCCTCGCTCTTGGGTCCGCGCGTCATCGGTAAAGTCGCGGCCCCAACTTACTCCATCTGCGGCCGCAGCGCAGCGGGCAGCTTCTTGGAGGACCTcagcaag ACCCCGGGCCCCTGCGCCTACCACGTGGTGAACACTGGGATCTACAAGTCTCGGGCCCCCCAGTTCTCGATGCTGGCGCGGACCTCGCTCCCCCAAGACAACACCGTGAATCCGGGGCCCGCAGCCTACAACGTGGACCAG CACCGGAAGCCCCGCGGCTGGAGCTTCGGGATCCGGCACTCGGACTACCTGGCCCGGGTCCTGACCAATGCGGACGACTGA
- the KLHDC7B gene encoding kelch domain-containing protein 7B — protein sequence MLQGALEPDGLSWGWDGEDDWDGAVLTLLALAVVAATALALHWFGSGQDQEAAGPTSTTPGAQPSQAGGARPVLSLKSKVSGDVEGHSSGQGKPDPPGCGQGSPAAAGTQDQKLWGGGGLAAAAVPPLKTTGEVTTGGALGQQQGNASPEAPQGKGREPLRPGTALLGRSKVGGTSGPILIHFTPRSPGREMEGQVEAGGVQVKVPTHQGLVHTTELDTSPWQQGVGPPGSLERGPSSRRWQVGRSSGDRKLHFPKLDSLRLGAVVSVWEAVDAASSLSTGSQRPPIPQELPPSHTTQSGALAEGTEKGCRESSLQPAPVLALESREAGPQAPRESQGSPASMEGWPWERRDVLVTRSFSQAPGSIGPWPEGSQCGYPLLSQGWGTTDTSNAEKAGADGSEVGSFFSSGPGGTEERAGHGIRDGKESQQGQGQLSSEREGGGGDRGKPSTDTACSVPSLSPSAMPSPCIPTPLPPLASPLKARPHGGLLPEGPTLPISSPSDSLYLRVSQGPAEDETLSAVRAPAAAPAPAPIPAAASASTASPALASAPTPSLAPAPAPSRAPSSGSRPMSQEHSVALHKDKQEGQISTSWENLISMVLRSHPLPRQERPQGRAPRAAPGSPRDPSTGAPSETRQSGSPREGEAPSLEVRNGSSDGMVPGADTGGLAEAGRQPQLSSLETKEAPTPDPPSALRGDAVEEKRAEGGQQRLPRATMPRAPSQPPEPPQPGPEPSPTGGGASQRVPQPRKRSVCERAESSERGVSQALPPRRQGRAPGEKPRPAGSGVVFTEKQKEARKLMVLLQRPGSWGVVEGPRRPSSLVREPASAAALRQRLDLGNCLDVLAFAQRHGEPRLAQETYALMSDNLLHVLGDPNLYRQLSGADRERILSLRTGRGQAVLGVLVVPSLYQVSRSGLTRGPCGEEAPTTGPAPLPPRTHLHVFNPRENTWRPLTQVPEEAPLRGCGLCTMHNYLFLAGGIRGSGAKAACSNEVFCYNPLTNIWSRVRPMQQARAQLKLVALDGLLYAIGGECLYSMERYDPRTDAWTSRAPLPAGTFPVAHEAVACRGDIYVTGGHLFYRLLRYRPGKDAWDECPYSASHRRSSDMVALGGFLYRFDLLRGVGAAVMRYNTVTGSWSRAASLPLPDPAPLHCTALGNTIYCLNHQVTATFTVSEGTAQFQARELQPFPLGSKGVLCPFILTLPAADALQTAL from the coding sequence ATGCTCCAGGGTGCCTTGGAGCCTGATGGCCTCagctggggctgggatggggaggaTGACTGGGATGGCGCTGTCCTGACCCTGCTGGCACTGGCTGTGGTGGCTGCCACGGCACTGGCCTTGCACTGGTTTGGCTCTGGGCAGGACCAGGAGGCAGCAGGACCCACATCCACAACCCCTGGTGCCCAGCCTTCTCAGGCGGGAGGAGCCAGGCCAGTCCTGTCCCTGAAGTCCAAGGTCAGTGGTGACGTCGAGGGACACAGCTCAGGGCAGGGGAAACCAGACCCTCCAGGATGTGGCCAGGGGAGTCCGGCTGCAGCAGGGACCCAGGATCAGAAGCTCTGGGGAGGTGGAGGTCTGGCTGCTGCAGCTGTACCTCCACTCAAGACAACTGGCGAGGTGACCACTGGAGGGGCCCTGGGACAGCAGCAAGGTAATGCCAGTCCAGAAGCCCCCCAAGGTAAAGGAAGGGAGCCTCTCAGGCCAGGTACTGCCCTCCTGGGTAGGAGCAAAGTAGGGGGGACATCTGGCCCCATCCTGATACACTTCACCCCTCGGAGTCCTGGCAGAGAGATGGAAGGACAGGTGGAGGCAGGAGGCGTCCAAGTCAAGGTGCCAACTCACCAGGGCCTGGTCCACACCACAGAACTGGACACCAGTCCCTGGCAACAAGGTGTAGGGCCACCTGGCTCACTAGAGAGAGGCCCCAGCAGCCGGCGGTGGCAGGTGGGCCGCAGCTCAGGAGATAGAAAACTCCACTTCCCGAAGCTGGACTCCCTGCGCCTGGGTGCCGTGGTGAGTGTGTGGGAGGCTGTGGATGCAGCCAGCAGCCTCTCCACAGGCTCTCAGAGGCCCCCTATCCCCCAGGAGCTGCCTCCATCACACACCACACAGAGTGGGGCCCTGGCTGAGGGCACAGAGAAGGGGTGCAGGGAGAGCAGCCTCCAACCAGCTCCAGTCCTAGCTctggagagcagggaggctgggccccaggctcccagggagtCTCAGGGATCCCCAGCCTCCATGGAAGGCTGGCCCTGGGAGAGGAGGGACGTTCTTGTCACCAGGAGCTTcagccaggccccaggctccATAGGCCCATGGCCAGAGGGGTCGCAGTGTGGATACCCACTCTTGTCTCAAGGGTGGGGGACCACAGACACCAGCAATGCGGAAAAGGCTGGGGCTGACGGCTCTGAAGTTGGCtctttcttcagctcagggccgGGTGGGACAGAGGAGCGAGCGGGCCATGGCATCAGAGATGGGAAAGAATCCCAGCAAGGCCAGGGGCAGCTGAGCAGTGAGCgggaaggaggtggtggggaCAGAGGAAAGCCCTCCACAGACACAGCCTGCAGTGTCCCCTCCCTGAGTCCCTCAGCCATGCCCTCCCCATGCATCCCTACGCCCCTTCCACCCTTGGCTTCCCCTCTGAAAGCGCGTCCCCACGGAGGTCTCTTACCTGAAGGCCCAACTCTTCCGATCTCCTCTCCTTCAGACTCTTTGTACCTCAGAGTCAGCCAGGGTCCAGCGGAGGATGAAACTCTCAGTGCAGTGCGAGCCCccgctgcagccccagccccagccccaatTCCAGCCGCAGCCTCAGCCTCAACCGCATCCCCAGCCCTAGCGTCAGCCCCAACCCcatccctggccccagccccagccccatcccGTGCCCCCAGCAGTGGGTCAAGGCCTATGTCCCAGGAGCACAGTGTGGCTCTCCACAAGgacaagcaggaggggcaaatCTCAACCAGCTGGGAAAACCTTATTTCCATGGTTCTTAGGAGTCACCCTCTCCCCAGGCAAGAGAGACCCCAAGGGAGAGCCCCAAGGGCAGCTCCCGGGAGCCCTAGAGATCCCAGCACTGGTGCACCCTCTGAGACCAGACAGTCTGGTTCTCCCCGTGAAGGCGAAGCCCCCAGCCTGGAGGTCAGGAATGGCTCCTCAGATGGAATGGTCCCAGGGGCAGACACAGGGGGCCTGGCTGAGGCTGGACGTCAGCCACAGCTGAGCAGCTTAGAGACCAAGGAGGCTCCCACCCCAGACCCTCCCTCAGCTCTGAGAGGCGATGCAGTGGAGGAGAAGCGGGCAGAAGGCGGGCAGCAGAGGCTGCCCAGAGCCACAATGCCCAGGGCCCCATCACAGCCCCCTGAGCCTCCGCAACCTGGCCCCGAACCCTCCCCCACTGGGGGGGGCGCCTCGCAGCGGGTCCCGCAGCCACGGAAACGCAGCGTGTGTGAAAGAGCAGAAAGCTCTGAGCGTGGGGTCAGCCAGGcgttgccacccaggcgccagggACGGGCTCCAGGGGAGAAGCCCCGCCCTGCAGGCAGCGGGGTAGTCTTCACCGAAAAGCAGAAAGAGGCCCGAAAGCTCATGGTGCTTCTGCAGAGGCCGGGGAgctggggggtggtggaggggccGCGGAGGCCCAGCTCCCTCGTCCGGGAGCCGGCTTCGGCAGCAGCTCTGCGACAACGGCTGGACCTGGGCAACTGCCTGGACGTCCTGGCCTTCGCCCAGCGGCACGGGGAGCCCCGCCTGGCGCAGGAGACCTATGCCTTGATGAGCGACAACCTGCTGCACGTGCTGGGAGACCCGAACCTCTACCGGCAGCTGAGCGGAGCGGACCGGGAGCGTATCCTGAGCCTTCGGACTGGCCGGGGCCAGGCGGTGCTGGGGGTCCTTGTGGTGCCCAGCCTCTACCAGGTGAGCCGCTCAGGGCTCACCAGGGGCCCTTGTGGGGAGGAGGCTCCTACCACAGGGcctgcacccctgcctccccGCACGCACCTGCACGTGTTCAACCCCCGCGAAAACACCTGGCGGCCCCTGACTCAGGTGCCGGAGGAGGCCCCGCTGCGGGGCTGCGGTCTCTGCACCATGCACAACTACCTGTTCCTGGCGGGCGGCATCCGTGGCTCTGGGGCCAAGGCCGCCTGCTCCAACGAGGTCTTCTGCTACAACCCGCTGACCAACATCTGGAGCCGAGTGCGGCCCATGCAGCAGGCCCGTGCCCAGCTCAAGCTGGTGGCCCTGGACGGGCTGCTTTACGCCATCGGTGGCGAGTGCCTGTATAGCATGGAGCGCTATGACCCGCGCACGGACGCCTGGACCTCGCGCGCGCCCCTCCCTGCGGGCACCTTCCCTGTGGCGCACGAGGCTGTGGCCTGCCGTGGGGACATCTATGTCACTGGGGGCCATCTCTTCTACCGCCTGCTGAGGTACCGCCCTGGGAAGGATGCGTGGGACGAGTGCCCCTACAGCGCCAGCCACCGGCGTTCCAGCGACATGGTGGCGTTGGGAGGCTTCCTGTACCGCTTCGACCTTCTGCGGGGCGTGGGCGCTGCGGTGATGCGTTACAACACCGTGACGGGCTCCTGGAGCCGGGCGGCCTCCTTGCCCCTGCCCGACCCGGCCCCACTGCACTGCACCGCGCTGGGCAACACCATTTACTGCCTCAACCACCAGGTCACAGCCACCTTTACGGTCTCTGAGGGGACTGCCCAGTTCCAGGCCAGGGAGCTGCAGCCCTTTCCTCTGGGGAGTAAGGGGGTCCTCTGTCCATTCATCCTGACTCTGCCTGCCGCGGATGCACTGCAGACTGCCCTCTGA